TGGAAACCAATACGGACGCCACGGTCGTGTACCTGACGGCAGAGGAATTCCTCTCCGCCTATACGGACGGCGTGAAGGCCAAGGACACGAGCGCCCTGAAAAAGCGCCTGCGGGCGGCCTCCATCCTGCTGATCGACGATCTGCACCGCATTTCCGGCAAGCCGGGAACGGAGACCGAGCTGTTCCAGAACATCCGTGAAGTCACCGGACAGGGCGGTAATGTCGTCCTCGCCGGAGACAAGACACCGGGCGAACTGGCTGGCTTCTCCCCGCGGATGATGAGCGAGCTGAAAGGCGCCACCGTGGTTGAGGTGGAGCTGCCGGACGAGGACATGCGGCGCGAGATCATCCGCCGCCTGGCCCGCCACATCGCAGAGGCCCATCCGGACTTCGTGCTGGACGAGGCGCTGATCGAGCGGATCCATACCGGCATCCGCGGCCCCGGCCGGGAACTGACCGGCGCTGTCTGGAACCTCTTCACCGAGGCAGGCTTCGGCACGATGGCGCCGACATCCGACATGCTGGAACGGGTCATCCGCCGCATGGAAGGTGAAGTGCGCGCCCCGACGATCGAACTGGTGAAAAAGGCGGCGATGAAAGTCTTCAACGTCTCGAAGGCCGACCTCGAAAGCCCGTCCAAGGCCCGCACAGTCGTCTATCCACGCCAGATCGCCATGTATCTGTGCCGGGAGCAGACCCATAAGTCCTTCCCGCAGATCGGACGTGCCTTCGGGCGGCGTGACCACACCACCGTGCTCTATGCACACCGGAAGCTGACCAAGGCCCTGCCCAAGGATCCGGAACTGGCCGCCGACATCGCACGCGTGGCTGCTGCGATCCTCGAACTGCAGGCCACCGGCAACCATTAACGAACTGATTGAGCCGGGACCGCGATCAACGCTTGGCTTTTTCGTATGGATGTTTAAGTGTTCTCAGCCCGTTCCCTTCCCGGGAGCGGGCTGATTCCATCGGCATGTATCGACGGGACAGACCAGCAGGCAGACGCAACAGGGTTTAGCGGGCAGCGGCAGCGTTGCCCGGGATGGACGGAAACACGATGAAACTGACGATCGAACGCGGCGACCTCCTCAACGCACTCTCCCACGTGCAAAACGTGGTCGAGCGGCGCAATACGATCCCGATCCTGTCCAACGTGCTGCTGCAGGCCTCAGGCAACGAATTGCGGCTGACCGCGACCGACCTCGACATCGAAGCGGTCGACAGCGCCCCGGCCAAGGTGGCCAGCGAAGGCGCCGTGACGGCCCCGGCCGGCACGCTGTTCGACGTGGTGCGCAAACTGCCCGCCGGCGCCGAGGTCGAGCTGGAACTGCAACCCGAGAACCAGCGCCTGTCGATCCAGGCAGGCCGCTCGCATTTCGAGCTGCCCACCCTGCCGGCTTCCGACTTCCAGACCATGACGTCCGATGACAGCGCCATCAAGTTTGCGCTCGACGCCAAGGATCTCGTCCGCCTGATCGACAAGACCCGTTTCGCGATCTCGACCGAGGAAACGCGCTATTATCTGAACGGTGTCTTCCTGCACACGACCGACGATGCCGATGGCAAGCCGGTGCTGCGCGCCGTGGCGACCGACGGCCACCGCCTGGCGCTGGCCGAGGCGAAGGCGCCGGACGGCTCTGCCGGGCTGGAAGGCGTAATCGTGCCACGCAAGGCCGTGAGCGAAGCCCGCCGCCTGATCGACGGGCTGGATGGCCCGGTCGACATTGAGGTGTCGGATACGAAGATCGTCGTCCGCGCCGGCCGCGCCACGCTGACGTCGAAACTCATTGATGGTTCGTTCCCGGATTATGGCCGCGTCATTCCGAAGGGCAACACGCGCAAGCTGACGATCGACAACAAGGCGTTCGAAGCGGCGGTCGACCGCGTGTCGACCGTTTCGGCAGAGCGGTCCCGGTCTGTCAAACTGTCCCTGTCGGAAGGCAAGCTGGTCCTCGCGGTGAACCACGCCGAGACCGGTGCCGGTAATGAGGAACTCGAAGCCGAGTATGGCGACGAACCGATGGAAATCGGCTTCAACGCCAAATACCTGCTCGACATCGCCGGTCAGATCGAGGCTCCGGAAGCCGAGTTCATGTTCAATGATCCGGCCTCCCCCGCCCTCGTTCTGGACCCGTCCGACGACTCGGCCCGCTATGTGCTGATGCCGCTGCGCGTCTGATTTCCTGACAAGGAGCGGCCAGACTCCTGAGGATGATGACGCCCCACACTATGGCCGCCTGACGACATGACCGCCTTAACGAGACTGTCGCTCACGGATTTCCGCAATTATGCGTCCCTCACCCTGCCGCTGGATGGTCGGCATGTCTGCCTCTATGGCGCCAATGGCGCGGGCAAGACGAACCTTCTGGAAGCCGTGAGCCAGCTGGGCCCGGGCCGGGGCCTCCGGTCCTCCACCCTGCCGGACATGGCGCGCTCGGGCTCTGCCGGCAGCTGGACGGTGGCGGCAACCCTGGCCGATGAGCACAAGGTCGGCGTGACGCTGGACACTTCCGGGGGCAGTTCCAAACGCGTTGTGCGCCTCGACGGGGCCCCCTCCACGGCGACCGAACTGGCCGAGATTGTCCGCATCGTCTGGCTGACCCCGAACATGGACGGCGTCTTCCGCGGCAGTGCCAGTGACCGGCGGCGCTTCTATGACCGGCTGGTGCTGGCCCACACGCCGTCACATGCCAGCGCCTCCAGCCGCTATGAGCGGGCGATGCGCGAGCGCAATGCCCTGCTGGAACGCGGCCATGTCGACCCGGCCTGGGCCGATGCGATTGAAACGCGCCTTGCCGAAAGCGGAGCGGAGATCGCGATCAATCGCGCGCACGTCATGGACTCCCTGCAGGCCGCGATCGAAGCCCGGCCGGAAGGGCATTTTCCCAAGGCGGATATTTCCCTCGAAGGCGCCGCCGAACAGGCCGCCACGCGGGGCGACGACTTCAAGTCGATTTTCGAAATGCTTGCCGAGACCTGGCGCACCTCCCGCCGCCGGGACATGGCCGCCGGCCGCACGCTGGAAGGTCCGCACCGCTCTGACCTCGCCGTTATTCACCGCCCCACAGGCGCCCCGGCGAAAGACGCCTCGACCGGGCAGCAGAAGGCCCTGCTGATCGGGCTGATCCTCGCCTCGGCAACTGCGCTCAAGGCGGAACGCGACGGGCCGCCGCCGCTTCTCCTGCTGGACGAGGCCGCCGCGCATCTCGACCCCGACCGGCGCGCAGCCCTGTTCGACGAGATCTGCGCCCTCGGCGGCCAGGCCTGGCTGACCGGCACGGAGAAATTCCTGTTCGACAGTTTCGGCGACCGTGCCCAGGCCCTGCACGTGGCAGACGGCACGGTGACCGCGGAAAACTAGGGCCTAGCTCTTGATGCGCAGGTCAGCGATCGACTGGGCGATTTCCTTGTACACCTGCAGCAACTGGTCCCCATCCGCCGCCGAATAGGCGAAGGCGGGGCTGGTGGCGCAGTATTCAAGGATCGTGCGTCCGTCACCGGTTTTCTGCACGCTATCGGGCACCTGGAAGCCGACCGTGTAAATGGTCACCTTGGACGGCGAGGATTTCATCTGATCGCACAGGTCCATGGCCTGATGGAACGAATCCTTGGCGGCGGATGGATGTTCGCGGTTGAAGTCACCATCGGTCATCAGGATCACGGCCTTGGTGGCGTTCACCTCATCATAGTTCCACGGCTTGGACTCCGTCGGCCAGATCGACGACCATTTCGGCGAGATCAGGTACCAGCCCCAGGCGATGCCGAGATGGCCCGCGGTGCCACCGCCTGCCGTCAGGCTGTTCACATGCGCTTTCAGCGACGCCTTGTTGTCCGTCAGCGGAACAGGTCCGGAATCGCGGCATGTGGCATAATTGTTACGAAACGCACCGGTATTGCTGTTGGCGCCGCCATAGGCGACTTCCTGCCAGCCGCGATACTTGTTGCGGTCACTGTAGCTG
This is a stretch of genomic DNA from Hyphomonas adhaerens MHS-3. It encodes these proteins:
- a CDS encoding DnaA ATPase domain-containing protein, coding for MDRNRLFDTPASVDSNTNKKISSLPGQAIWQAVREHLKEVLSTADFERWITDLKLIAEVDGKIVIAARDRLSYDRVSADHRHILQRIWKEHDDVRRDIRLVCWKEAGADLRTIVEDPWADATPEAAAGGAGSGSGGNDGGTPTSGPRPSSGAPEMTFGTLVTGKSNAISVELAKRVADGQPVGTQVHLISGPQGTGKTHTLLALRTRALETNTDATVVYLTAEEFLSAYTDGVKAKDTSALKKRLRAASILLIDDLHRISGKPGTETELFQNIREVTGQGGNVVLAGDKTPGELAGFSPRMMSELKGATVVEVELPDEDMRREIIRRLARHIAEAHPDFVLDEALIERIHTGIRGPGRELTGAVWNLFTEAGFGTMAPTSDMLERVIRRMEGEVRAPTIELVKKAAMKVFNVSKADLESPSKARTVVYPRQIAMYLCREQTHKSFPQIGRAFGRRDHTTVLYAHRKLTKALPKDPELAADIARVAAAILELQATGNH
- the dnaN gene encoding DNA polymerase III subunit beta codes for the protein MKLTIERGDLLNALSHVQNVVERRNTIPILSNVLLQASGNELRLTATDLDIEAVDSAPAKVASEGAVTAPAGTLFDVVRKLPAGAEVELELQPENQRLSIQAGRSHFELPTLPASDFQTMTSDDSAIKFALDAKDLVRLIDKTRFAISTEETRYYLNGVFLHTTDDADGKPVLRAVATDGHRLALAEAKAPDGSAGLEGVIVPRKAVSEARRLIDGLDGPVDIEVSDTKIVVRAGRATLTSKLIDGSFPDYGRVIPKGNTRKLTIDNKAFEAAVDRVSTVSAERSRSVKLSLSEGKLVLAVNHAETGAGNEELEAEYGDEPMEIGFNAKYLLDIAGQIEAPEAEFMFNDPASPALVLDPSDDSARYVLMPLRV
- the recF gene encoding DNA replication/repair protein RecF (All proteins in this family for which functions are known are DNA-binding proteins that assist the filamentation of RecA onto DNA for the initiation of recombination or recombinational repair.), encoding MTALTRLSLTDFRNYASLTLPLDGRHVCLYGANGAGKTNLLEAVSQLGPGRGLRSSTLPDMARSGSAGSWTVAATLADEHKVGVTLDTSGGSSKRVVRLDGAPSTATELAEIVRIVWLTPNMDGVFRGSASDRRRFYDRLVLAHTPSHASASSRYERAMRERNALLERGHVDPAWADAIETRLAESGAEIAINRAHVMDSLQAAIEARPEGHFPKADISLEGAAEQAATRGDDFKSIFEMLAETWRTSRRRDMAAGRTLEGPHRSDLAVIHRPTGAPAKDASTGQQKALLIGLILASATALKAERDGPPPLLLLDEAAAHLDPDRRAALFDEICALGGQAWLTGTEKFLFDSFGDRAQALHVADGTVTAEN